A section of the Prochlorococcus sp. MIT 1341 genome encodes:
- a CDS encoding polysaccharide biosynthesis/export family protein codes for MKRVKTICRQIFAASVTALVCSPVFLAKAETSVSYPTSVAALGNKTILKDKSQSSYIVGPGDVLFIEMIDIPELSGFFKVGLDGSIYLPRLRAVKVDGLTINGLVQLLVSNYKRFVKDPEMYIFIAEYRPIRIYVGGEVNRPGYYTLKGNTLGSISADGGQINRTTTLGDINPQAMTGKDISDAVQTSISVFPTVFDAIRVGQGITPYSDLSKVQVTRKRPVEEGGGRKRTQVDFLTLITDGDESQNLRLFDGDYVEVKKSNVVLREQLLNASQTNLSPQFFRVFVSGRVESPGAITLPQGSSLNKALLAASPKLLRGKVEFVRFTKGGEVDRRLFTFKPSAAVSDYRNPLLMPGDIVRVKDSIFTSSMEIIKEVSSPFVGVYSLYQLIDKAF; via the coding sequence ATGAAAAGGGTAAAGACTATTTGCAGGCAGATTTTTGCTGCGAGTGTAACTGCCCTAGTTTGTAGTCCGGTATTTTTAGCAAAAGCAGAAACTTCAGTTAGTTACCCTACATCTGTTGCAGCTCTTGGGAACAAGACAATTTTAAAAGATAAGTCGCAAAGCTCTTATATTGTTGGGCCAGGAGACGTTCTCTTTATAGAGATGATTGATATACCTGAACTGTCTGGGTTTTTCAAAGTAGGTTTAGATGGGTCGATATATCTTCCTAGGCTTAGAGCAGTTAAGGTTGATGGATTAACCATTAATGGCCTTGTACAACTCTTGGTTAGTAATTATAAGAGGTTTGTAAAAGACCCAGAGATGTATATATTCATAGCAGAATATCGACCGATAAGGATATATGTTGGTGGTGAAGTTAATAGACCAGGTTATTACACCCTTAAGGGAAACACCCTAGGGAGTATTAGTGCTGATGGTGGTCAGATAAACAGGACTACAACACTTGGCGATATTAATCCTCAAGCCATGACTGGAAAAGATATATCAGACGCTGTGCAAACATCAATTAGTGTCTTTCCTACTGTTTTTGATGCGATCAGAGTCGGACAGGGAATTACGCCTTATTCAGACTTGTCAAAAGTACAGGTTACGCGTAAGCGTCCTGTTGAAGAAGGTGGCGGGCGCAAGCGTACCCAAGTCGATTTCTTGACTTTGATTACCGATGGGGATGAATCACAAAACCTTAGACTTTTTGATGGTGATTATGTAGAAGTCAAAAAGAGTAATGTGGTGCTAAGAGAACAGCTTTTAAATGCAAGTCAGACTAATTTAAGCCCACAATTTTTCCGTGTATTTGTTAGCGGTCGTGTTGAGTCCCCAGGTGCAATCACACTCCCTCAGGGCTCTAGTCTTAACAAGGCATTATTAGCGGCATCCCCTAAGCTTTTGCGTGGAAAGGTTGAGTTTGTTAGGTTTACTAAGGGTGGTGAAGTGGACAGAAGATTATTTACCTTTAAACCTTCGGCAGCAGTTTCAGATTATAGAAATCCTTTGCTTATGCCGGGGGATATTGTTCGTGTTAAAGACTCTATCTTTACCAGTTCAATGGAGATTATTAAGGAGGTTTCTAGTCCATTTGTTGGTGTGTATTCATTGTATCAACTTATCGACAAAGCATTTTAG
- a CDS encoding GumC family protein translates to MTDVNSKNVYNPNVSEEGGINFVDVVNFFRRRKFAIGLITLISSSISVVYAYTLPPRWEGSFQIVVSRKGRSSGGFNNPMAQAQMMNSLASIAGIAEPDLGSTLKTDLVILRSPSVLRPVYEFASELKDSLPSSGKMPTFKPWLSNNVTVKQISKTKALTIKYRDTEKRLIIPVLNRMKDAYQAYSNKDRSESLSNGIAYARSQIKIFKDKSNASNRVLDNFELLHGIRSSDKWNEQESQTALFQDRQNGGQAMFSLKSGIEGISGASSGATSSIKATNNPIVDLAKINRELLRRKRIFTENDPSIKTLIRERKAISDYIALSAGGSLASPTYQPRSKEEAQTIMLDYKELKRRTKRYQNTLNSLESMLHSLSLEQARSSQPWQLISVPTLVDEMPISPVKKDIALIGFGIGLLVGSLLLFIKEAFEGKIYLIGDIEKRIPGKLLQRLPVSDTSSWKGSIALILQGLFSSSEKGKVGLLYVGDVDSGYLKLLSKCIKDGLGGRELLISGDMFDLAGCSTQILVTSPGAITYVNLERIANQILLQKPLLAGWLLIDPYI, encoded by the coding sequence ATGACTGACGTTAACTCCAAAAATGTATACAATCCTAATGTAAGCGAGGAAGGCGGCATTAATTTTGTTGATGTCGTTAACTTTTTCCGTAGAAGAAAGTTTGCAATTGGGTTAATTACTTTAATCTCTAGCTCTATAAGTGTTGTATATGCTTATACTTTGCCTCCACGGTGGGAAGGAAGTTTTCAGATTGTTGTCTCTCGTAAAGGGAGATCTTCCGGTGGGTTTAATAACCCTATGGCTCAAGCACAGATGATGAATAGTCTTGCAAGTATTGCTGGTATTGCTGAACCTGATTTAGGTTCTACTTTGAAAACAGATCTAGTAATTCTAAGAAGTCCTTCAGTTTTGAGACCGGTTTATGAATTTGCTTCTGAACTGAAAGATTCTTTGCCAAGCTCTGGCAAAATGCCGACATTTAAACCATGGCTTTCAAATAATGTGACTGTTAAGCAAATATCTAAAACAAAGGCTCTAACCATCAAGTATAGAGATACTGAAAAAAGATTAATTATACCAGTACTAAATAGAATGAAAGATGCTTATCAGGCTTATTCAAATAAAGATCGCTCAGAGTCATTGTCCAATGGTATTGCATATGCAAGAAGCCAGATTAAAATCTTTAAAGATAAATCAAATGCATCAAACCGTGTGCTTGATAATTTTGAGTTACTTCATGGAATACGTTCATCTGATAAATGGAATGAACAAGAAAGTCAAACCGCACTTTTCCAAGATAGGCAAAATGGTGGACAAGCCATGTTTTCCCTGAAGTCAGGCATAGAGGGCATTTCTGGCGCATCATCTGGAGCAACTTCTTCAATTAAAGCTACAAATAATCCAATAGTTGATCTGGCAAAAATCAATAGGGAACTTCTAAGAAGAAAGAGGATTTTCACAGAAAATGATCCAAGCATTAAAACACTTATTAGAGAAAGGAAAGCAATTAGTGATTACATCGCACTTAGTGCAGGTGGATCGCTCGCTTCGCCAACTTATCAACCTAGAAGTAAAGAGGAAGCACAAACTATTATGCTTGATTATAAAGAACTAAAACGTAGGACAAAACGATATCAAAATACACTTAATTCTTTAGAGAGTATGCTTCACTCTCTCAGCCTTGAGCAAGCTCGCTCCTCTCAACCATGGCAATTAATTTCTGTGCCTACTTTGGTTGATGAGATGCCAATTTCTCCAGTTAAAAAAGATATTGCTCTAATTGGATTCGGTATAGGCTTATTAGTTGGCTCGCTATTGCTTTTTATCAAAGAGGCATTTGAAGGCAAGATCTATCTTATAGGTGATATTGAGAAAAGAATCCCTGGAAAGCTTTTGCAAAGATTGCCTGTATCAGACACTTCTTCATGGAAGGGATCTATTGCGTTGATTTTGCAAGGACTGTTTTCTTCATCTGAAAAAGGAAAGGTTGGTTTGTTATATGTTGGAGATGTGGATTCTGGTTACCTAAAGCTGCTCAGTAAGTGCATTAAGGATGGTCTTGGAGGCAGGGAGTTATTAATCTCTGGAGATATGTTTGACCTGGCTGGCTGTTCAACACAAATTCTTGTAACCAGCCCTGGAGCTATTACCTACGTAAACCTAGAAAGAATAGCAAATCAGATTTTGCTTCAGAAGCCCTTATTAGCTGGCTGGCTGTTAATAGATCCTTATATCTAA